CGGGCGGAACGGCTCTTCTTCATGAACGGCGTAGGCCGGGGTCGGTGCTGCTGCCTGCACAGGCTCGCGGTATGGGGCGGGAGCGAGCGGCTCCTCGAAATGCGCCGTGCGGTCGTCGATCTGGTCGAGCCGGCTTGCGATCTGGACAAGGGTATCGTGCAGGGCCTCGAAGGTACGATGGGTGCGCTCCTCGGAATTGCGGCTGAAATCCTCGAGGTTGCGCAGGTGATCGGAGAGAGCGGACAGCGCGGCAATGTCGGCCGATCCGGCCGCACCTTGCGATGGCATCCGCTGCGCATAGCTTTCCATCACGGTCTCTGCGGCCTGACGGGCCGCCTCGATGATGTATTCATCGCTCGTTGCCATATAGTCTTCGAGCGCGGAAATGCGGTCTGCCACAGCGTCGTCGATGCCGCCTGTCGAGGGGCGAGCAATCAACGCGGAAAGATGGGCGATCTGTTCTTCAAGACCGCGCAGGCTGGCGCTTTCGCCAGCCGGAACGCCGGCATTTTCCTCGATCCGGTCGACGACGGCGTTCAGGCGATCCTCAAGCCCGCGCAGCATGCTGTCATCGATCCGCGCGACCGCAGCCGGCTGCGGCACTTCCAGGCCTTCGATGCGGCGGGCGAGAAGTTCCAGCCTGTCGGCCAGCCGATCGTTGACAGCGCCGTGGTCCAGCGCGTCGATCTTGCGGGAGATGTCTGCGAGATAGCCCGTGAGTTCAGGCTGCGGCACCGGGGCCTGCGTGTTGCGTTCCAGCACATGCGAAAGCATGTCCAGCCGCTCTTCGAGGCGGCTTGCCGAGCGTTCCTCGGACAGAAGCTCGATGCGGTCGGTCAGCTGCTCGATGCGGCGAGCGAGATCGGAATTCGGCCGTTCCTCGCTGGCCCGGCTGTCGGCAAAGGCCTCGATCTGGTGGGCAAGTCCTGCGATACGGTCTTCGAGACGCTGGAAAAGACTGTTGTCAGCGCCGCTGGAATTGCGCGAGCCGGCCACGATGGCGCGGCTGATCTCGTCCAGCCGCATGTCTATGCCGGCGAACTGCTCGCTCATCATCCGCTCGCTGGGGTCGATATGCGAACCGATCTGCTCGAGCGCGGTTGCGACCTTCATCAGCTTTTCTTCAAGCGCCTGAATGGAGCGATTGTCGCCGACGCGACCGAGATAGCTCTTGATATCGTCGAGGCGGTCGGCAAGCCGCACCAGTTCCTCGCGCATCGCAGCCGGATCGACGTCGCCGATCTTTTCCTCGATATGGCTCCAGCGATTGTCCATGCGGCGCACGGAATCCTCGCGAGCGAGACCATCCATCAGCGAGCGAAGCTCTTCGAACTCCTCGCGCAATCCATCGGCGCCCGGCGCGCGGGCAACGCCGAGATGCTGGATGCTTTCCGCCAGCCGGGCAATGTCGTTGCGCAGCGTTTCGGAGGGGCGCTGTTCCTCGGCGAGCGAGCGGATATTGCGCATCTCCGCGCGCAGCGTGCTGACTTCGCGCGACAGGCTTTCTGAAATGTCCTGCTTCAGCTCCTGCCGCAGCCCGAGCAGGGCCTGCGTGATCTCGCGGGTCATGATATCCGGAGCCGGAGCCGCCGAAGCCGCGCCATGGGAAAGCGGCGGGTTCTGACGAAGCGGGGCCTGCCGCGGGCGTTCTTCCTGCGGTTCATAGGAGCGGCCATAGCCGGACGACCGCTCAACCGGGCGGTGGCGGCTGGCTTCAAGGGCACGCTGTCGCTGGCGGATTTCGCTGAGCGGGTCCATTTGGGTTTCTCGCGCCGGCCGCTGGTAACGGTCCGCGACGCGGTCGCGATAGGCCTCACGCGGCAATTCCTCGGCGGGACGACCGCGCGGCGAGGTGGTGCCCATGAGACCCTCGATCCTCGCTTCCAGTCCCTCGATCGTGCGGCTCAGCGCATCGAGCGACGAAGATCCGCCGGGACGGGAAGAGGGGGATCGCGATCCGTTCATGGTTCTGCTCGCTTCGAAAAGCACCTTCGGCCGGGCTGAAGGCGGATTGGTGGGTCGATGATGCGCATTTTCACCTGTTCGGCTGCATTGCCGACTCACTGGCGATCATGGGTTGCGGATCATCACCGTTCACCCGCCACAATTCATGAAACGTGGTAAATAAGCCGTTAACCTGCCTGAAAATTTTTTAACGTTTGCGCTGTAGCATCCGAAGGATAGGCGGCGGATTAGTCCCTTTGGGCGAGGCGCGGAGGAGCGTCGCTACTACAAAAATGAAGCCGCATCCGGATTTTGACGTTTACGCGCACGTCAATTATTTGTATAAGCATGAACCAGTCCGGCCCGCCCGGTTTCACGTCTTGGAGGAAGATGATCCATGCCTGTGTATAAGGCTCCCGTAAACGATACGCTTTTCGTTCTGAACAACGTCCTTGGCCTTGAGCGCTACCACAACCTGCCCGGGTTCGAGGATGCGACGCCGGACATGGTCGAGGCGATCGTCGGGGAAGCCGCGAAGCTGGCAGAGGAACAGCTCTTCCCGCTCAACCTTTCCGGCGATCAGGAAGGCTGCAAGCGTCACGACGATGCCAGCGTCACTGTGCCGAAGGGCTTCAAGGAAGCCTATGACGCCTATTGCCAGGGCGGCTGGATCGGTCTGGCCGTGCCGCAGGAGTTCGGCGGACAGGGCCTGCCTTACACGCTGCACGCCGCCGTCGGCGAATACATGTCGTCCGCCAACATGGCGCTGATGATGTATCCCGGCCTGACCCAGGGCGCGATTGCCGCGATCCTCGTTCACGGTTCGGACGAGCAGAAACAGACCTATCTGCCGAAGATGGTCGAAGGCACCTGGTCCGGCACGATGAACCTGACGGAGCCCCATTGCGGCACCGATCTCGGCCTGTTGCGCACCAAGGCCGTTCCGGACGGCGACGGCAGCTACAGGATTTCCGGCCAGAAGATCTTCATCTCCGCCGGCGAACACGGCATGACCGACAACATCATCCATCTGGTGATCGCCCGTATCGAGGGCGCGCCGGAAGGCACCAAGGGCATCTCGCTCTTCGTCGTGCCGAAGTATCTCGTCAATGAGGATGGCTCGCTCGGCGCACGCAACGGTGTCTCCTGCGGCGCCATCGAGCACAAGATGGGCATTCACGGCAACGCCACCTGCGTCATGAACTATGATGAGGCCACCGGCTTCCTGATCGGTCAGGAAAACAAGGGCCTTTCCGCCATGTTCGTTATGATGAACGAAGCACGCCTCGGCGTCGGCCTGCAGGGTCTTTCGATTGCGGAAATCGCCTACCAGAACGCTGCCAATTATGCCCGCGAGCGTATTCAGGGCCGTTCGCTTTCCGGCGTCAAGGCACCGGAAAAGAAGGCCGATCCGATCATCGTGCATCCGGATATCCGCCGTTCGCTCCTGACCATCAAGGCCTTCACCGAAGCCGGTCGCGCCTTCACGCTCTGGACCGCGCTGCAGTCCGATATCGCCCATCGCTCCGGCGACGAGAAGGAAAAGCAGGCGGCTGACGATCTGCTCGGCCTGATGACCCCCATCCTGAAGGGCGTTTTGACCGACAAGGGCTTCGACCACGCCGTCATGGCGCAGCAGGTCTTCGGCGGTCACGGCTATATCGAAGAACACGGCATGAGCCAGTATGTCCGTGATGCGCGTATCGCCATGATCTATGAGGGCGCAAACGGCATCCAGGCGCTCGATCTGGTCGGCCGCAAGCTCGGCATGAACGGCGGCCGCGCGGTGATGGCGCTGTTCAACGAGATCGGCGCTTTCTGCGAGGAAAACCGCGCCGATGAAAATCTTGTCCTCTACACCAAGGGCCTGAAGAAGGGCCTGAACGATCTTCAGGCCGCGACCATGTGGTTCATGCAGAACGCCATGGCCAAGCCGGACAATGCCGGTGCCGGCTCCACCGACTACATGCACCTCTTCGGTCTCGTCGTGCTCGGCTACATGTGGGCGAAGATGGCGAAATCCGCCAACGAGGCTCTTGCGGCCGGCAATGGCGATGCCGACTATTACAGGAACAAGCTTCTGACCGGCCGCTTCTACATGGAGAAGGTCATGCCGGAAACGGCACTTCGCAAGACCCGCATCGAGGCTGGCAGCGACAGCCTGATGGAGATGGCAGCGGAAGCATTCTGAGGATTTGCCCCTCACCCTAACCCTCTCCCCATGAACGGGGAGAGGGAACGTGCCCGAAACAGGGCAAGGAGGGGTCGGCAACCGTCCTTCTCCCCGTCAGAACGGGGAGAAGGTGCCGGCACAGGCGGATGAGGGGCCATCATCGTATGGCCAGCAACAATTCGGCGCTCAAGCGCCAAAGGGAGAGAGAACGATGACAGAAGTCTTCATTTACGACCACGTGCGCACGCCGCGTGGGCGCGGCAAGAAGGACGGTTCGCTGCACGAAGTGCCGTCCGTCCGTCTTGCGGCCAAGTCGCTGGAAGCGATCCGCGACCGCAACGGTCTTGATACCGCGACCGTCGATGACATCATCATGGGCTGCGTCGATCCGGTGATGGACGCCGGCGCCGTGATCCCCAAGGCGGCCGCTTTCGAGGCAGGCTATTCGAACAAGGCCCCGGGCATGCAGATCTCGCGCTTCTGCGCGTCCGGTCTCGATGCCGTGAATTTCGCCGCCGGCAAGGTCAGGGCGGGCTCGGACGACATCGTCATTGCAGGCGGCGTCGAGAGCATGTCCCGCGTCGGCATGGGCATGTCGGGCGGTTCCTGGTACATGGACCCATCGGTCAACTTCCCTGCCTATTTCATGCCGCAGGGCGTTTCCGCCGATCTGATCGCCACCAAATACGGCTTTAGCCGTGACGATGTCGACGCCTATGCAGTCGAGAGCCAGAAGCGTGCCGCCCATGCCTGGGAAAAGGGTTACTTCTCGAAGTCCGTCATTCCGGTGAAGGATATCAATGGCCTGACCATTCTCGATCGCGACGAGCACATGCGCCCGGGCACGGACATGCAGGCGCTGGCCCAGCTTCAGCCGTCGTTCCAGATGCCGGGTGAAATGGGCGGCTTCGAAGCCGTCGGCATCCAGGCCCATCCGGAAATCGAGCGTATCAACTACGTCCATCACGCCGGCAACTCGTCGGGCATCGTCGATGGTTCGGCCGCCGTGCTGATCGGCTCGAAGACCGGCGGCGAGACGATGGGCATCAGGCCCCGTGCCCGCATCAGGGCTTTCGCCAATATCGGTTCCGATCCGGCACTGATGCTGACCGGCCCGGTCGATGTCACCGAGAAGCTCCTCGCCAGGACCGGCATGAAGATCTCGGACATCGACCTGTTCGAGCTCAACGAAGCCTTCGCTGCCGTCGTCCTGCGCTTCATGCAGGCCTTCGAGGTCGACCACTCGAAGATGAACGTGAATGGCGGCGCGATCGCCATGGGCCATCCGCTCGGCGCAACCGGTGCGATGATCCTCGGCACGGTGCTGGACGAACTGGAGCGCCGCGACCTGAACACCGCTCTCGTCACGCTCTGCATCGGCGCCGGCATGGGCACGGCAACCGTCATCGAACGCGTCTGATTTCTGGGAGGAAGCAATGACCTACAAGAACTTCACCATCGAGACCGACGCAGACGGCATTGCCCTTGTCACCTGGGACATGCCCGAGAAGTCGATGAACGTCTTTACCGTCGAAGTCATGGACGAGATCGAGAAGATCGTCGACCAGACCGTGGCCGACGCTGCGATCAAGGGCGTCGTCTTCACCTCTGGCAAGAAGACCTTCTCCGGCGGCGCGGACCTCACCATGATCAAGGGCATGTTCTCCATGCTCGAGGAAGAAAAGGCGAAGGATCCGGCCGGGGCCGTGAAGAAGCTGTTCGACTCCGCCGGCCGCATGACCTGGCTGTGGCGCAAGATCGAGACCTGCGGCAAGCCGTGGGTTGCCGCGATCAACGGCACCTGCATGGGCGGCGCATTTGAACTGTCACTGGCTTGCCACGGCCGCGTCGCCTCGAATGCGAAATCGGTGAAGCTTGCTCTGCCCGAGGTCAAGGTCGGCATTTTCCCAGGCGCCGGTGGCACCCAGCGCGTGTCGCGCCTCGCCAACACGCAGGATGCCCTGCAGATGATGACCACGGGCTCGAGCCTGACCGCCTCGCGCGCCAAGGCCATGAACCTCGTGCATCAGGTGGTCGAGCCGGATCAGCTGATCCCGGCCGCAAAACAGATGATCAAGGATGGCCTGAAGGCTGTGGCGCCATGGGACGAAAAGGGCTTCAAGGCTCCGGGCGGCGGTATCTGGACGCCGGCCGCAGCCCAGCTCTGGCCGGCTGCTCCCGCAATCCTGCGCCGCGAAACCGCCGGCAATTATCCCGCCGCTCTGGCCATCCTGAAATGCGTCTATGAAGGCCTGCAGGTTCCCTTCGATACCGGCCTGAAGATCGAGCAGCGGTATTTCACCCAGATCGTCCAGACGACCGAAGCCTTCTCGATGATCCGCTCGCTGTTCGTTTCCATGCAGGAACTGGGCAAGGGCGCCCGTCGCCCGGCAGGCGTCGGCAAGACCGAGCTGAAGAAGGTCGGCGTCGTCGGCGCAGGCTTCATGGGTGCTTCCATCGCCTATGTGACGGCCGCTGCCGGCATTCCGGTCGTGTTGATCGACCGCGACATGGAAGCTGCCGGCAAGGGCAAGACCGTGTCCGAAGGACTGGTGGCTGGTGCCGTCGGCAAGGGCCGGATGAGCAAGGACGAAGGCGAGGCGCTGCTTTCGCTGATCACGCCGACGGATGACTACGGTTCGCTGAAAGATGCCGATCTCGTCATAGAAGCCGTCTTCGAAGACCGTGACGTCAAGAAGGCTGTCATCGAGAAGGTCGAGGCCGTTCTGCCGGAAGGCGCGATCTTCGCCTCCAACACCTCGACGCTGCCGATCACCGGCCTTGCGAAGAACTCGAAGCGCCCGGCCGATTTCATCGGCATTCACTTCTTCTCGCCGGTCGAGAAGATGATGCTGACCGAAGTCATTCTCGGCAAGGAAACGGGCGACAAGGCTCTGGCCGTCGCGCTCGATTATGTCGCCGCGATCAGGAAGACCCCGATCGTCGTCAACGATACCCGTGGCTTCTTCGTCAATCGTTGCGTGCTCCGCTACATGTCGGAAAGCTACAACATGCTGATCGAGGGCGTGCCCCCGGTGATGATCGAGAATGCCGCGAAGTTCGCCGGCATGCCGGTCGGTCCCCTGTCGCTCAACGACGAGGTGGCGATCGATCTCTCGCTCAAGATCCTCAAGGCGACCGTCGCCGATCTCGGCGAAAAGGCCATCGATCCGCGCCATATGGAACTCGTTTCCCGCCTAGTCGAAAAGGAAGGCCGATTCGGCCGCAAGAACGGCAAGGGCTTCTACGAATATCCGGCAAAGCCGGCCAAGAAGTTCCTGTGGCCGGGTCTGAAGGACCTCTATCCGCAGAAGAAAGCCGAAGACGTCGACATGAAGACGCTGCAGGAACGCTTCCTGGCAACCATTGCGCTGGAAGCCGCTCGCACCGTCGAGGAAGGCATTGTCATCGACCCGCGCGAAGCCGATGTCGGCTCGATCCTCGGCTTCGGCTTTGCGCCCTATACCGGCGGTGCGCTGAGCTACATCGACGGCATGGGCGTGAAGACCTTCGTCGAGCTTCTGGAACGCCTGGCAAAGGACTACGGCGCCCACTTCAAGCCGACGCCGCTGCTCATCGACATGGCGGCCAAGGGCGAGACCTTCTACGGACGGTTCGACCCCTACGGTGAAGAAAAGAAGGCGGCGTGATCGTGCCGTTTACCCTTCTCCCCGTTCGCGGGGAGAAGGGTTTCCGGTTTGCCCGGATCTTTCAAAGATGGCGTTCCATCATGATGACGGGCTTTCCATGATAGGTGCTGCGGGCAAACTCGCGCATCTGCATCTTCGCCGCGATCTTCAGTGAGGGGATGTTTTCCGGAGCGATGATGCAGGTCACCCGCCGGCCGGAAAAATTCTCTTCCGCCCACTGGAATACCGCCGCGGCCGCCTCGCTGGCATAGCCCTTTCCATGCGCCGTCGGATGCAGCGTCCAGCCGGCCTCCATCGTGCCGATAAGCGATGGCGTCAGGTCGCGATGCAGGTCCTGAAAGCCGATCTGGCCGACGAACTGCCGGCTTTCCTTCTCTTCCATGACGAAATAGCCGAAGCCCATATACAGCCAGCCTCCAGCCTGTCGCAGAAACCGGGCCCAGATCATTTCTTCGGAAAACGGCTCAGCCGAGATGTGGCGCAGAACGTCGGGATGGGACCACATCGTCGCATAGGCTTCGAAGTCCTGAAGTTCGGGACGCCGGAGAACAAGTCGCTCGGTTGTGATCATGGTCGTTCGGTCTCGCTTTGCAAATAAGAGACCGTGCTATAGCGGGGTTGCGACCTTGAGCAAAGCGGCGGCATATGCCATCGGGTGCTTTACGCTCCTAGAGTTTGTCAGGGATAAGTGGAAACCGGTTATCCCGAAAAGACAAACGAAAACAAAAGAAATGAGAGTCTGGCTGGTTCAGAATGAACCTGACAGACTCTAGGCTATCGCCAGAGATCCAATCAGTTCAGCATCGCATAGGATTGCCGCAAGCCCTGACCTTCCAGCCAGCCGATCACGGCTTTCGGCTCGTCGGTCTGGATGATGGTGGCGCCCCTGTCGATCCAGAAGCCGTAGACCGCGTCCGTCTGTCCCTCAGACCACGCCAGTCCGTCACCGCGGCCACCGGCGACCATGCCTTCCGGTCGGTCGGTGATCGGGTAGGTATTGATCCACATGTGGAAATTGCCGCGGATTGCCGCTGCCCGGGCGCGTGGGGAGAAGAGCGGTCCGCCCGCCGCCGTTAGCGGCTCGGCGGCATCCCTGCGCCAGTTGATCATCTCGGCCGCCGGGGCATCGAACGCTCTCGCGACCCTCGCCACGAATGCGGTATCCTTCACGGCATCGTCGGCGAGGATCGGCATGAAGGCGACATCGGGGCCGATGCGCGCCATCACCGCACGGGCGCGCTCCAGCCGCTCGTCGTTCCAGATCGCCGACTTGATCAGGATGCCGTCGGCCATGCCGAGCCTGCGGGCAGTCGCGACGATCTCCACCAGATCCTCGGGTTCCAGCTTGTTGTCGATATTGACGAGAATGCGGCCCTTGGCATGCAGCAGCATTTCTTCCAGCGTCGGCACCGGTTCGTCGGTCACGATGCCTGTGCCTTCCACCATGAGCCGGCAGGTCTTCAATGTGGCAAGGCTTTGTTCCGCGACGGCTCCCTTGCATGTCGTGGTGCGCTCCAGCGTCGCGTCATGCATTACCACAAGCGCGCCGTCCTGTGACCGGCGCACGTCGAGTTCGACCATTTCGACACCGATCGATGCCGAATGATCGATGGCATCTCGGGAGTTTTCAGCGCGCACGACCTTGCCGTTTTCCTTCCAGCCCGCGCGATGGGCAACGACCATCACATGGTCGCGCCACCGGTTGGCGTCCGACAACCGCTCGCGGATCATTCCGGCATGGCTGGCTTCGGGAATATAGGCGCCGGAAGGAAGGGCGGGAACGAAGGACAGGATCGTGGCGACAAACGGGACGATCAGACGCATGGGACGGCTCCGGGTCCGGATGGATCATGATGTCGCGATAAAACCGCCGGATCACAGGGCGATGAAGGATTGGTGACGCTTGCATGACGCAGGCCATGGAACAGTAGGCCGCCGCGGTCGTTGCCTCCCCAAAACAGGATAACGATGGAAAGGGTGATCGCCATGGACCAGATGAACAATGCGGCCGAGGAAACGATACGGGTCATCCATGCGGACCTGCCCGTCAACGCGACGCTGCATCTGTGGCTGAAGGCGGTTAGTCCCGAAACACCCGGCTCGCTGTCGCTCTACAGCGTCAACGGCAAGTTCGGCGAGGTACAGGCGATCAATGCCGAGGAGCATTCCTTCCGCATCTATCAGGTTTTCGGCGGCGGTCCGATAGAATTGCGCTACGACAGCCGCGACACTGCCGTCTCCGTCGCCTACTGGTTCACCGCCTCGGATGTGCTGGAGACCGGCATCACGGTCCTGCACACCAGCCCGGCCAACCAGCCGCCGGATCTTGCCGCCAGCTATCATTTCCGTCCGCCCTTCGGCTGGATGAACGATCCGAACGGTTTCGGACGCTTCGGCGGTCGCCCGCATCTTTTCTACCAGCACTATTCGCATGGCCGCATGTGGAACAACATGCATTGGGGCCACGCGGTATCGTCGGATTACCTCCGCTGGCGCCACATGCCGGTCTTTCTCTTCCCTTCCGAGGACTTGGCGGCGCGTCCGGACAAGCGCGGTGGCGCCTTTTCGGGTTCGGCGATCCCGCTGCCGAACGGGCCGGGCATCCGCGTCTTCTTCACCGAAAAGGTGAACGAGCGCATCCCCGAACAGGAGATCCAGATGACGGCGACATCCGCCGATCTCTTCACCGCGGGCGAAGCCTCGGTGCTTCTGGCACAGAGGCCGGCAGGGGAGGGGCTGAGTCTGGATTTCCGCGATCCCTACGTCTTTAAAGGACCCGACGGTCTCTGGAAGATGCTGCTCGGCAGCCAGAGCGAGGAGGGCGGTGTCATCCTGCTTTACGATACCGATGACCCGCAGGCCGCGAGTGGCTGGACCTATCGCGGCAAGTTGCTGGTCGACAGCCGGTATCGCACGACAGCGCTGGAATGCCCCTGTTTGCTGCCGATCGATGGCGAGGCGACGGACCCGAAAACACGCTGGGCGCTGATCTATGGTCTGATGCACTCGCTGGACGAGAAAACCGGCCGGCGTAACCTCACCATGGTCGATGTCGGCTGGTTCGACGGGAAAACCTTCTCCCGGGAGTTCAGCCGGGAACTCGATTTCGCCGCCGACAACTATGCCTTCCAGGCCTTCACCGATGGCCAGACGCCGGTGGGTATCGGCTGGCTCGGCAATTGGGTCGATACGGGTCCGACGATCGATTTCCCAAGCGCCATGACCTTGCCGCGCACGCTGAAGCTGGAGAACGGCCAGTTGCTTACCCCGCCCATCGGAACGGCGGAAAGCCTCAGGAGCCATATTCTCGACCGCACCCGGCTCGCAGCCGGAAACGTCGTCACCTTTCTCAACGGTGCGGTCGAGATCCTGTTCGATCTTTCGGAGGCAGGCCTGCCCTTCGAACTCTCGCTCGATCATCCCCATGTTCCGCTCGGTGTCGCTCAGGACGAGACCGGGCTCCTCATCCGCTATGGCGAAAACGATGCGTCAAGGCCGCGCTATCTGGCAGAGGGCGCGCGCGTCAGCCGCCTGCGCATCTTTCTCGACTATGGCTCCATCGAAGTCTTTGCCGATGGTGGCCGCTATGCCGGGACCAAGCGGATCGAAGGTTTCGAGCCGGTGCGTTCCGCCCGCCTCATCGCCGGTGTCGGCGGAATCCGTTCCGCCACGATCTGGGCACTCAGGCTCTGACCTTCTATTCCGCCGCTTCGGACGCTCCGCGCACCCTGACCACCGTCACCGTGCAGGGGGCGGTTGCGGCCACTTCTCCCGAAACGCTGCCGAGCAGCGAGCGCATGGCCGAATTTGCTCTGGCACCCATGACGATATGGTCGACCATGTTATCCCGCGCGTAATCGAGAATGGCCTGCGCCGGAGAGACCGCCTCGATTACATGATAGGTGACGGTCCCCTCGGACGCCTTCAGCGGTTCGGCCCAGGACTTGAGCTGCACCAGCCGCGCCACATGCTTGTTGTTGCCCTGCGCATCCAGATCGCTTTCCAGGCTGATGCGGGCGATCTTCAGGACATTGAGGCAGGCGATGCGGGCATCGGGCGTCTTTTCGATGATGCGGCTCACCGTCAGACGTAGTGCATCCGCCAGCGTCTCCGATCCTGTCGAGAGGTCTATCGCCACCATGACGATCGGCGCATTCGCAAGACTTGTAACGGCATTTGCCGGTTTCAGGAGCTCGATGGGGTCGGGATTGAAGCGGCGCTTGATGACGAGGGAAAGACCGTCGCGCTTCAGCTTCTCGGCGCGGGCCGTCAGCGTCACCTTGGAAAGATCCTGCAGGTCCATCGCCAGTTGCGCCGCCGTCGGATAACGACGCGCCGGATTGATCTCCAGGCATCGCAGGATGACCTCCTGCAGCGCCTTGGGAATGTCCGGATTCAGCAGACGCGGTGGAATGGCGTCGCGCCACAGGCGTTTTTTCAGCCCCTTCATCCGCTGCGGGTCGCCGAAGGGCCGTTTGCCGGTGGCGAGGAAATACATCAGCACCCCGAGGGCGAAGAGGTCGCTGCGGAAATCGCTTCTGACGCCGAGGATCTGTTCCGGCGCCATATAGGGTGCCGTGCCGTAGGGCAGGCGGAATTCCTCGTCCATCAGGTCGGGCAGCTGCAGATGCCGGGCAAGGCCGTAATCGATCAGAACGGCCTCGCCGGTATCGCGGAACATGATGTTCGACGGCTTGATGTCGAGATGCACCACGTTCTGCCGGTGCAGGTCCGCAAGCGCCGTGGCGATGTGGTTGCCGAGAAGTGCAACTTCCTCCACGGCGCGGGGCAGGTCGTCGAGCAGGGGGTAGAGCGACTTTCCGGGCAGTTGCTCGAAGACGATATAGGGCTGTACGGCGAAATCCCCGTTCGCGACGAAGCGGGGCACATGAATGCCGGAGAGACGCGGCATGATCATCTGTTCCATCTCGAAGCCGACGATCATCGCCGGATCGATGCCCTGGCCGAGCGCCGGCACCTTCATCAGCATAGGGAAATCGATGTCGGGCCGGGTGACTTCGAAGAGCCGCGCCATGCCGCCCTTGTGGGCAAGCTCGCCGATGGTGAAGCCATCGATCACGCTGCCGCTTTCGAGATGCGCCTTTGCCATGTTCACCGCCCCCGGAACAGTCTGGCCGCCAGACTGTCGGGCAGGCCCGCCGCTCGGATCTTGGCGGCGGCCGTTTCGATGTCATAGCCCACGCGATGAAATTCGAGTTCGCCCTTCCCGGTGTCAAGGATGCCGAATGCCGCGGCAGGGTTTCCGTCGCGTGGCTGTCCGACCGACCCCATGACCGCCAGCCAGCGTCGTTGGGAAAGAAGCGGTATGCCATTCGCCGATGTCGGGGTGAATGCCGAAACCTTGTCGTGTGCGCCGAGGCAATAGAGCGCCGGGCGATGCAGGTGGCCGCAGAAAATCAGCCGTGCCCGACAGGAGACGAACTGTCGAAGCGCGTCATCCGTATCCGTCACATAGCTGAAACGGGCAGGGGTCGCCGCGTTGGAATGCACATAGAGGCAATCGCTCTCCTCGGCCTGCAGCGGCAGGCCGGCGAGAAAGGCGCGTTCGTCCGTGCCAAGCTGACCGCGTGTCCAGTCTATGGCAGCGGTCGCCGTCTCGTTCATGGAGATCGCCGGGTCGTCCAGCGCCTGATCGTGATTACCGCGTACGACGATGGCGCCGCCTTCGGCCAGTTCCATCGTCTTGCGGGTGCACCAGGCCGGATCGGCCCCGTAACCGACGATATCGCCGAGCACGATGTAACGCGCGGCTCCTTGCCGCATGGCAGCGTCGAGCACGGCTTCGTAGGCCTCGCGATTGGCGTGAATATCCGAAATCAAAGCGATCCGCATGGCCCCTCCCTGGCGACGAATGCTCGGAGCGCCAATCTAGGTGGCTTTTGCAGGGGATGCTATTGGCCGGAAGGAGGGTGCGTTAGCAACGCTCGGCCGGTCAGGCTTTCAGGCGGGATACAAGACCTGCTTTTCGCTTGTCGCTACCTTATTTTCGCGCTGCGATCTTTCCGACGGTTCAGAGCCTGAGGCATGCAGATCCTCCAGCCGCGTCTTGATGGCCAGCGCGTAGATCGTCTGGAGGATGTTGCGGTCGGCAAGATGCGGG
The window above is part of the Rhizobium sp. ACO-34A genome. Proteins encoded here:
- a CDS encoding glycerophosphodiester phosphodiesterase yields the protein MRLIVPFVATILSFVPALPSGAYIPEASHAGMIRERLSDANRWRDHVMVVAHRAGWKENGKVVRAENSRDAIDHSASIGVEMVELDVRRSQDGALVVMHDATLERTTTCKGAVAEQSLATLKTCRLMVEGTGIVTDEPVPTLEEMLLHAKGRILVNIDNKLEPEDLVEIVATARRLGMADGILIKSAIWNDERLERARAVMARIGPDVAFMPILADDAVKDTAFVARVARAFDAPAAEMINWRRDAAEPLTAAGGPLFSPRARAAAIRGNFHMWINTYPITDRPEGMVAGGRGDGLAWSEGQTDAVYGFWIDRGATIIQTDEPKAVIGWLEGQGLRQSYAMLN
- a CDS encoding GNAT family N-acetyltransferase, coding for MITTERLVLRRPELQDFEAYATMWSHPDVLRHISAEPFSEEMIWARFLRQAGGWLYMGFGYFVMEEKESRQFVGQIGFQDLHRDLTPSLIGTMEAGWTLHPTAHGKGYASEAAAAVFQWAEENFSGRRVTCIIAPENIPSLKIAAKMQMREFARSTYHGKPVIMMERHL
- a CDS encoding acetyl-CoA acetyltransferase, which translates into the protein MTEVFIYDHVRTPRGRGKKDGSLHEVPSVRLAAKSLEAIRDRNGLDTATVDDIIMGCVDPVMDAGAVIPKAAAFEAGYSNKAPGMQISRFCASGLDAVNFAAGKVRAGSDDIVIAGGVESMSRVGMGMSGGSWYMDPSVNFPAYFMPQGVSADLIATKYGFSRDDVDAYAVESQKRAAHAWEKGYFSKSVIPVKDINGLTILDRDEHMRPGTDMQALAQLQPSFQMPGEMGGFEAVGIQAHPEIERINYVHHAGNSSGIVDGSAAVLIGSKTGGETMGIRPRARIRAFANIGSDPALMLTGPVDVTEKLLARTGMKISDIDLFELNEAFAAVVLRFMQAFEVDHSKMNVNGGAIAMGHPLGATGAMILGTVLDELERRDLNTALVTLCIGAGMGTATVIERV
- a CDS encoding 3-hydroxyacyl-CoA dehydrogenase, which translates into the protein MTYKNFTIETDADGIALVTWDMPEKSMNVFTVEVMDEIEKIVDQTVADAAIKGVVFTSGKKTFSGGADLTMIKGMFSMLEEEKAKDPAGAVKKLFDSAGRMTWLWRKIETCGKPWVAAINGTCMGGAFELSLACHGRVASNAKSVKLALPEVKVGIFPGAGGTQRVSRLANTQDALQMMTTGSSLTASRAKAMNLVHQVVEPDQLIPAAKQMIKDGLKAVAPWDEKGFKAPGGGIWTPAAAQLWPAAPAILRRETAGNYPAALAILKCVYEGLQVPFDTGLKIEQRYFTQIVQTTEAFSMIRSLFVSMQELGKGARRPAGVGKTELKKVGVVGAGFMGASIAYVTAAAGIPVVLIDRDMEAAGKGKTVSEGLVAGAVGKGRMSKDEGEALLSLITPTDDYGSLKDADLVIEAVFEDRDVKKAVIEKVEAVLPEGAIFASNTSTLPITGLAKNSKRPADFIGIHFFSPVEKMMLTEVILGKETGDKALAVALDYVAAIRKTPIVVNDTRGFFVNRCVLRYMSESYNMLIEGVPPVMIENAAKFAGMPVGPLSLNDEVAIDLSLKILKATVADLGEKAIDPRHMELVSRLVEKEGRFGRKNGKGFYEYPAKPAKKFLWPGLKDLYPQKKAEDVDMKTLQERFLATIALEAARTVEEGIVIDPREADVGSILGFGFAPYTGGALSYIDGMGVKTFVELLERLAKDYGAHFKPTPLLIDMAAKGETFYGRFDPYGEEKKAA